A region from the Leptolyngbya subtilissima AS-A7 genome encodes:
- a CDS encoding NAD-dependent epimerase/dehydratase family protein, whose translation MDTLSSTGPSPNCLRVFMTGASGCIGHYILELLLESDRYELFLLLRHPEKLQLPVQGNPRVHILQGGLENIEPFADLLPTIDIAILTAAAWGGDPAYVEAINVEANLGLLARLDRDRCQQVIYFSTASILSQRSEPLPEAGEIGTDYIRTKYECHHRLSELPVYNKITTVFPTLVFGGDKEKPYSFISAGLQDVTRWIGLARFFRADAGFHFAHAQDIATVVNYLVEHPSTQGYREYVLGNPPLTVNQAVEQICDYFGQRIWFRIPLSMWLTDVLIKLFRVQMAPWDYFCLHYRHFVYAGAVSPASFGMEPYCSTLADLMRVHGLPGVKRRKKIRG comes from the coding sequence TTGGACACTCTTTCCTCTACCGGCCCAAGCCCCAATTGCCTGCGCGTGTTTATGACGGGGGCCAGCGGTTGCATTGGCCACTATATTTTGGAGCTGCTGCTGGAGAGCGATCGCTACGAGCTATTTTTGCTGCTGCGCCACCCCGAGAAGCTACAGCTGCCGGTGCAGGGCAACCCCAGGGTGCACATTCTCCAGGGTGGCCTCGAAAATATTGAGCCTTTTGCCGACCTGCTGCCCACGATCGACATCGCCATTTTGACTGCTGCGGCTTGGGGCGGCGACCCGGCCTATGTAGAAGCCATCAACGTTGAGGCCAACCTGGGGCTACTGGCCCGCCTCGATCGCGATCGCTGTCAGCAGGTAATCTATTTTTCCACCGCCAGCATTCTGAGCCAGCGCAGCGAACCCCTCCCCGAAGCTGGGGAAATTGGCACCGACTACATTCGCACTAAGTACGAGTGTCACCACCGTCTGAGCGAGCTGCCGGTCTACAACAAAATTACGACGGTGTTTCCTACTCTGGTGTTTGGCGGCGACAAAGAAAAGCCCTACTCCTTTATTTCGGCTGGGCTTCAGGATGTCACCCGCTGGATAGGCCTGGCGCGCTTTTTTCGGGCCGATGCTGGGTTTCACTTTGCCCACGCTCAAGACATTGCTACGGTGGTCAACTATCTCGTCGAGCATCCCTCCACCCAGGGCTACCGTGAGTACGTGTTAGGCAACCCACCCCTGACGGTGAACCAGGCCGTCGAGCAAATCTGCGACTACTTTGGCCAACGCATCTGGTTTCGCATTCCCCTCTCAATGTGGCTGACCGATGTGCTGATTAAGCTATTTCGGGTGCAGATGGCTCCCTGGGACTATTTTTGTCTGCACTACCGCCACTTTGTCTACGCTGGAGCCGTCAGCCCAGCCAGCTTTGGCATGGAGCCCTACTGCTCGACCTTGGCCGATCTAATGCGGGTGCATGGTCTGCCTGGAGTGAAGCGGCGGAAGAAGATTAGGGGGTAA